GGTGGCCGACGACAACCGGGTCGGCGACATGGACGATCACAGCACCCTGTACGGCCATCCAGACGCCTTCCCGCGCTTGGGTTTCCTCCCCCTCGACGGACCCCGACAGCCGATACCGCCCGCCGCCTGGCCCGAATTCGGCGATCTCACCCAGGATCTCGTGCACCTGGCCGAGCGGTATCGCGCGTGCGAGCTCGATGTCCTGATCGTCGATCAGACCTCGGCGGAGCACCGGGCGGGCGGATTCGCCTGCGCCAAGGTTCTCGTGCCCGGCACGGTGCCGATGACATTCGGGCACCGGAACCGGCGCGATCATGGCCTGCCGCGCATCCGTACGGCACCAAGGATTCTCGGCTACGCCGAGCACGACCTCGGCGCGGACGAGATCAATCCGTATCCGCACCCCTTCCCGTGAGGGAGCAGCTCATGGACGCCGACACCGGTACCGCGCTGACCACGTTCCTGGACCACAGCCGCGGCCCCGCCCGTGGGCCGATCGACTGGAACGCAGCCCCCGCACGGTACAAACGCTATCCCGACGCCGCACGGGTCGAACTGCCGTGGGGTGCCGAAACGACCGCTACCTCGCTGATCGGTGCCCTGCTGCTCGACATGTGCGGTATCACGCGCTTGGTGTGGACTCCCATAGTCGATCACGACGGCGTACCCACCCCCGGCGCGTTCAAGATCCAGCACGGCAGGTCCGCGCCGTCGGGTGGCGCGCTGTATCCGCTGGAAGCCTACGTCGCCGTGCGAACACCCGAACCCGGCCTCTACCACTACGATCCGGCACATCACTGCCTCGAACTGGTGCGGCCCGGCGATCACCGAGCCGCCTTGGCCGCACTGGTTTCCGAGGCCCCAGGCCCTCTTCCGGCCGCAGTGCTCGTGCTCACGGCGCGGTTCTGGCGCAACGGGTTCAAGTACGGCGAGTTCGGATACCGATTGCAGACACAGGAGATCGGCGTGCTCGCCGCTCAAGCAGCAGCGGTGGCCGCCCGCCTCGGCAGCACGGTCGGCACACGGTTACATTTCGCCGACGGCCAGGTGCACGAACTGCTCGATCTCGATCCGCGTGCGGAAGCCGCCCTGGCGATGATGTTCGTAGACCAGGACACCACGGCTGCGAACGCCCCGACATACCGCGAGCTGATCGCCGTGGTCCCCGCGGTCGCCGCGGAGCGATCCCCCGCTATCACCGACAAACTTCCCGCCATGGCCGCCTTGCACAGCAATTCGGGTGTGCTGCCCGAGGACTCGGCTCCATATCCCATGGAGGACGGGCCCGAACTGCCGCTGCCCCAGGTGCGAGTGGCTGTCGGCGCGGGCATAGCGGGCCGGTCCTCCCCTGCCGACGGGTTCCGTCCACGTGTCATCGAATCGACGCGACTCGCCGGACTGATCGGCGCGGTCGCCGACGGCTGGGCCGGATTCGGCCGCGGTGCCGCGCTGTACTGTCTTGTCGCACGAGTCGACGGGATCGCGCCGGGCCTGTACCGTTTTCACCCGGCGCACCATGCCCTCGTCGAAATCACCTCCGGCATAGCCGATTCGATCCGATGTCAGCCGATCGTGGGCGAGGCAGCCGCGGTCCTGCTGCCGGTCGGTGACTTGCACGCGGGCACCGGAGCACACTGGTATCGAACAGTGCAGGCCGATGCCGGCGTGGTCCTGCAACGCGGGGCGCTCGCCGCTGCCGCACTCGGTCTGGCCGCACGCATCTACTCCGGCGAAACCCCGGATTTCACAGCAGCTCTCGCGGGCACGCGCACCGCGCTCGCCGCACTGCTGATCGGCGTCCCACGCGCGGTCTCGACACTCGAGCACCGAGTCCACCCGGCCGGGTGAAACACCGGGGAAAGAGCCGCGACAACGCGAAAGCCCCTGGCGGACAATCTGTCCGCCAGGGGCTTCGGGCCGGATACTATTTCTCGCCGTGCGCGCCGGGGGCCGCGCTACCGCTGTATTCGCCGAGATCGGAGACCAGCTTGGTCAGCTCCGGGTCGCTGTCGTAGCGGCGCTGGTGCAGTTCGGCGATCTTCTTTCCCATCTCCGGATCCGCGTCGTCGGTGATGTCGAAGGAGGCGAACTTGTCGACCAGCGGCAGGCCGACGCGGTCGGTGTTGCGGTGGGCGGGGTGGATCAGGTACTCCCAGTAGCCTTCCAGGTCCTCGATGACGAACACCGCGCCCCACTGGTATTCGCCACCGAAGTCGGGGCCGACGACGAAGGACTTCACCGAGGGGATGACCCGGCCCTGGTTGCGCAGGCTCTCGAGGGCTTCCTCGATCGCCTCGGGGGTGGCGTCGGCGCGGAGGGTGAAGCGGTTACCGTGGTAGATCATTTCTTTCAGCTTTCTCTGTGGTGGGAAAATCGGTTGTCTTACTTGGCTTTACGGAGCAGGGGCAGCGTCAGGGCGGCACCCGCGAGCATGGCGAAGCCGGTCCAGAGGAACGCGCCGCCGATGCTGGTGGCTCGGATGAGCGGTTGGAGGATCAATGGGGAGACGAACTGGCCCAGGAAGATTCCGGTGACCAACCCGCTGAGGATGCGGCCGCGGTTGGCAGCGGGAGCGAGATCGCTCAGGCGCAGATTCAGATTGGGCACCGCGAGACCGACGCCGAAGCCGCCCACCAGCAGGCCCGCCACCACCTGCGCCACCGAATGCGCGGTGCCGACCAGCACCCACCCCGCACCGAGCAGGGCGACGCTGGCGGCGGTGACGGCACTGGGCGTCCACCGCACCCGCAGCGGCGAGAAGGCCAGTGCGCCGGCGACGCTGCTCACGGTGGTCGCGGCGATCACCGCGCCGACCACGGCCGGTCCCGTGCCCAATTCCGCCAGCAGGAACGGCAACTGGGTGGGCGCCATGTAAAAGGCGAGCGTCACCAGGAAGGCGAGCAGGTACAGCCCGGCGATCGGCCGGAAGATGCCCGCCCGCGGCAGACCCGCCTCGACCACACCGACCGGCCCGGAAGCCTTGTCGCGCCGCTGCTCTCGCAGGGCGAGCAGCGCGAACGGCAGGATGGCGACCGAGGCGGCATAGATCCAGAACGGCGACTTCCAGTTCGCGGCCGCGAGCAGCCCGGCCAGCGGCAGGAACACCACGCCGCCGATACTGGCGAAAGCCTGTTGCAGCCCTAGGAAAGACGCTCGCTTCGGGCCCTCGAACCAGTCGGTGATGGTGGCGCTGACGGCCGTCATGATGCCGCCGACCGCGACGCCGACCAGGGCTCGGGTCACCAGCAGCACGCCGAGTGTGTCGACGAAGAAACCGGCCACACCCGCCACCGCAAACAGCGCCAGACTGGCGACCAGCAGCGGTTTACGCCCGATGCGGTCGGCGGTCATCCCCGCGAGCGGCGCCGTGATGCCGATGGCCAGTGACGTGATGGTCAGCACCAGCCGCACCAGCACGTCCGCACCGGCCACTCCCGCGAAGACCTCGCGCATGGCGGGCAGGCTCGGCGCGATGACGGCCGGCGCCATCACGGTCAGCATCGCGGCGGCCAGTATGGTGGCCCGGGCGGTGCGCCCCGGTGCGGCAGCTTCCCTCTGCACCCCCTCGTCGATTGCCGCGCTCATGGTGTTCCTCCTCGATGTCCCGCAGGTCGTGCTCCCTTGCTGACATCGACTTTTCCACCGCCGCCCCACCCCTCGCGTCGGTGATTTTCACCTAGATCCGCCTAGGCGACGGTGTAGGTAGCGCGGCTGATCCGCCCGCGGCTGATCGGGTCGCCTGAGGAATCTCCTCAGTCGGCCGCGGTGCCCGGCACGGCGACCACACCCTTCCGGTGGCGCCGCGCGAGGTCCGCGTAGTACCCGGGATTGATCTTGATCCACGCCTCGAAATCGGTGCCCTCGATCGGCCGCCGGACCCGCATCGGCGCACCCGAGGCGAGCACACCGGGCGGGACGTCGAATCCCGCGGGTACCAGGGAGTGCGCCGCGATCAGCGAACCGGCGCCGATCTTGGCACCGTCGAGGACCGAACTCATATTGCCGAGAATGCATTCCGCACCGAGTATCGCGCCGTGCACCAGACAGCCGTGCGCCACGGTCGCGCCGGGGCCGATCTCGGTGAGCATGTCGGGCACACCGTGCAGAATCGAATTGTCTTGAATATTGGCGTCTTCGCGAACGATTATCGGTGAGATATCACCGCGCAGCACCGCCCCGTACCATACGGACGCACCCGCTGCCACCCGGACATCACCGATGAGCGTCGCGGTCGGCGCAATGAATGCCGTGGGATGGACGACCGGGCATTTGCCCTCGAACTCAAAGAGATTCATGCGGAAACAATAGGCGGCAGTGCAGCGCGAACACCATGCGTGCGGGCGTCCGCGACCGGGCGGAAACCGCCCCCCGCCCCGTTGACACCCGGGATCGAGACGGCCTAACGTGCAAATATCACGGTGGGAATCGAAGTCGAATAGAAATATCGCCGTATCCGGCAAAGGCCTATAGCTCGTCGCATAGCGCAGGAGGGGGTTTCTCGTGTCGAATCCACCTGGTCGCCGGCTATTACTCATCGGCTGGTCGGCCTATATGACGGGCTTCGCCCTGCATTCCGTCGCGCATATCTACCTCTGGCACCAGACACCGATTGCCGTTCGAATCTGCGGCATATTCGCCGATGTGGTCGGATTCGTCGTGCTGGCACTCATCGTGCGCAGACATCCGTGGGCCGCCGTCCTGCTCGCGCATTTCGGTTTCTCGGTGGCGCTGAGCCTGATCGTGATCCATATTCCTTTCTATTGGGGGCCGTTCAGTCAACCGTGGTATCTCGGCGAAATCGCGCTGCCCTACTGGCTGTCGCTCATCGCGGGCGTCGCGGGCGGGCTGATCGCCACCGCGATCGGAATATCCGCGCACCTCCGATCACGCGACCGCAAGGATGCCGTCCTTTCGCAATGAACGACCACGCCGTGCCCAGACACCCGAACCGCAGCCAACGAAAAGGTCACTCATGGATCTCACGATGAAACGTTTTCGGACCGGATTACTCGACGCCGGCCTGCATCCCCGATTCACGCCCGACATGCTGCTGCGCAGCAGCCAGATGCTGGCGGCGGCGGGCGGCGCCGATTCGCTGTGGGTTCCCGATCACCTGATCTCCTTGCAACCACAATCGGTGTGGACGCCCAAATACGTCGGCGCCGCCCATCTGGTGCCGCGTATCCACGCCTGCTACGACCCGTGGCTCGCGCTCGGCTATCTCGCCGCGAAGAACGGCCTGGCCCGCAAGCGGCTCGGTATCGGGGTGACCGACACCGGGCGCCGCAATCCCGCGGTGACCGCGCAGGCTGCCGCGACATTGCATCTGCTGACCGGCGGGCGTTCGATCCTCGGCATCGGCCCGGGCGAGCGCTTGAACAACGAGCCGT
This genomic stretch from Nocardia brasiliensis ATCC 700358 harbors:
- a CDS encoding Dabb family protein — protein: MIYHGNRFTLRADATPEAIEEALESLRNQGRVIPSVKSFVVGPDFGGEYQWGAVFVIEDLEGYWEYLIHPAHRNTDRVGLPLVDKFASFDITDDADPEMGKKIAELHQRRYDSDPELTKLVSDLGEYSGSAAPGAHGEK
- a CDS encoding MFS transporter, which produces MSAAIDEGVQREAAAPGRTARATILAAAMLTVMAPAVIAPSLPAMREVFAGVAGADVLVRLVLTITSLAIGITAPLAGMTADRIGRKPLLVASLALFAVAGVAGFFVDTLGVLLVTRALVGVAVGGIMTAVSATITDWFEGPKRASFLGLQQAFASIGGVVFLPLAGLLAAANWKSPFWIYAASVAILPFALLALREQRRDKASGPVGVVEAGLPRAGIFRPIAGLYLLAFLVTLAFYMAPTQLPFLLAELGTGPAVVGAVIAATTVSSVAGALAFSPLRVRWTPSAVTAASVALLGAGWVLVGTAHSVAQVVAGLLVGGFGVGLAVPNLNLRLSDLAPAANRGRILSGLVTGIFLGQFVSPLILQPLIRATSIGGAFLWTGFAMLAGAALTLPLLRKAK
- a CDS encoding SagB family peptide dehydrogenase: MDADTGTALTTFLDHSRGPARGPIDWNAAPARYKRYPDAARVELPWGAETTATSLIGALLLDMCGITRLVWTPIVDHDGVPTPGAFKIQHGRSAPSGGALYPLEAYVAVRTPEPGLYHYDPAHHCLELVRPGDHRAALAALVSEAPGPLPAAVLVLTARFWRNGFKYGEFGYRLQTQEIGVLAAQAAAVAARLGSTVGTRLHFADGQVHELLDLDPRAEAALAMMFVDQDTTAANAPTYRELIAVVPAVAAERSPAITDKLPAMAALHSNSGVLPEDSAPYPMEDGPELPLPQVRVAVGAGIAGRSSPADGFRPRVIESTRLAGLIGAVADGWAGFGRGAALYCLVARVDGIAPGLYRFHPAHHALVEITSGIADSIRCQPIVGEAAAVLLPVGDLHAGTGAHWYRTVQADAGVVLQRGALAAAALGLAARIYSGETPDFTAALAGTRTALAALLIGVPRAVSTLEHRVHPAG
- a CDS encoding gamma carbonic anhydrase family protein, whose translation is MNLFEFEGKCPVVHPTAFIAPTATLIGDVRVAAGASVWYGAVLRGDISPIIVREDANIQDNSILHGVPDMLTEIGPGATVAHGCLVHGAILGAECILGNMSSVLDGAKIGAGSLIAAHSLVPAGFDVPPGVLASGAPMRVRRPIEGTDFEAWIKINPGYYADLARRHRKGVVAVPGTAAD